Genomic segment of Citrus sinensis cultivar Valencia sweet orange chromosome 7, DVS_A1.0, whole genome shotgun sequence:
atcttcaaacacGAACTCGTCATTTTCTCCATTCTTGTCTCTCCGGCGAATGAACCTCGGCGCCAAAGCTGTCATCCCTGTCTCTCTCTGACCGAGTCCCTGCTTCAggtattttttctatttttttttttttttcggtatCGGTTAGTTGTAGGTAATCTCCTTTCTCTCTGCTTTGCTTGAGGTTGTAGTTGGCGGTGGTGTTTTGGTTAGAACTTAGGATATGTCGAAGGGTAAGGAGAAGGTCGTTGAGGTTGGTGACGACGAACTAGGTTTTTTGCCTAGTCTGCCCGctgattttgcttttgatcCCGGGATCCCCTTAGAGCCCATTAGGTCTAGTGTTGGTACTAGCGCTAGGAGGATGTCTCCCCAAACAACCTCCTCGAGCGACAGTAGCGATGAAGAAGGGTCTTCTGGATCGGAGAACACTTTGAGTGAGGGTCAAGGGGATGATTCTAGTGAGGCGTCCCCATCAGGAGCATCACGACCAGAAGAACGGGGTACAGTAGGGGGTAGAGCCTTGTCGCGTGATTATGCCATTGACTACATGTCGTGTACGACCACGTTTGACGAGCTCAATGACCTCCGACTTAGGTATAGTATTCCTGGTGAGATACCTCTTAGGATCCCAGGAAAAAAGGATACACCTAGCCGGCCTCCCAGGGGACACGTTACCCTGTATCTGGAGAGCTTTAAGTATGGGCTGAGGTGTCCCTTGCAGCCTTACTTTGCCCGGATACTTAACGGGCTAAATCTGGCTCCTGGTCAGCTGAACCCCAACGGGTGGAGAGTgctctctggtctgttcatattgtgggacagatgttgccaaagcgagcccacggttgatgaggtgaagcaTCTGTACCAGCTGAAGAGCAGCCCTAAAGATGCCGGCTGGTACTACTTCCAATCTGGTACCAAGAGCAGGAAACCCATAACTGATCTTccaactggtggtggtgggacttggaagaggaaattcttttttgctgggggtccCTGGGGTCAAGTTGCACAAATAGACGGGAAGGATTGTCGCGTCCCACCCCGTTTCACggtcccaggttgcctgctcgcTTTAGATGTCTTGTATCCATAATTGTTCCTGCTGTATTGGTTTGTCTCTAACCAAGTGTCTGTTTGTGCTGTAGTTTCCTGGGGTGTTCACTTCCCGCTCCGACCTGGTCTGCTTAAACGGGTCGAGGCTGTATTGGCCAATTCCTGCTCGAGCCGAGAACTGCTATCTACATACAACTTCCTCGAGTCTCGGTTGATACTTCCTGGCCATAAGATGGAGGACGCAGTGATTGGAGCTCTGACCAGGAAACGCTCTCGGCCTCCAACAACCGATAGGGACCAGGACAAAGATGCTCCCGCTGCGAAGCGAAAGAACATCGTGCAGCAGGTTCCTCCCTTGCAGGCTCTCCCTCCTGCCTCTGCTAGAGTCGGGGAATCCAGTAGAGCGGCCACTGATCCTGCTTCCTCTTCTCCACCTGTTGTGCCTCGGTCCCGCTTACCCGACAGCCGACCAGAACACTTGGTTCCCTATCTCAATGAGTTGTCTAAACTCGTGAGCAAGAAGGACCTGGAGGGCTTTGACGGTTGTACCCTGGGCGAGCTGGTGG
This window contains:
- the LOC127903752 gene encoding uncharacterized protein LOC127903752 produces the protein MSKGKEKVVEVGDDELGFLPSLPADFAFDPGIPLEPIRSSVGTSARRMSPQTTSSSDSSDEEGSSGSENTLSEGQGDDSSEASPSGASRPEERGTVGGRALSRDYAIDYMSCTTTFDELNDLRLRYSIPGEIPLRIPGKKDTPSRPPRGHVTLYLESFKYGLRCPLQPYFARILNGLNLAPGQLNPNGWRVLSGLFILWDRCCQSEPTVDEVKHLYQLKSSPKDAGWYYFQSGTKSRKPITDLPTGGGGTWKRKFFFAGGPWGQVAQIDGKDCRVPPRFTVPVSWGVHFPLRPGLLKRVEAVLANSCSSRELLSTYNFLESRLILPGHKMEDAVIGALTRKRSRPPTTDRDQDKDAPAAKRKNIVQQVPPLQALPPASARVGESSRAATDPASSSPPVVPRSRLPDSRPEHLVPYLNELSKLVSKKDLEGFDGCTLGELVGAMQYSAFHLSCMATYYKAKVGRYDRKMKEDIQSATTRADVAEKKAGELNVENLKLIEQESLAQAKAITLEEELTKVKEDLQGQRAMYEAQLESLRDSHRAHVENLEREADNQYDQGLRHSYRCIMAVLGKQHPDLKMDDLAAGVAQHMDEEAAKEDAEGLEPIVIEEGNSPPRAVPADVGEASTPPDATGDTPPAPEEVQPTDAARLTDPPSF